One window of Oscillibacter hominis genomic DNA carries:
- a CDS encoding glycerate kinase family protein, with amino-acid sequence MKHFLLVPDSFKGSLSSSRICRLVEEEILSCIPDAQVVSIPVADGGEGSVEAFLSALGGQRVEAPCHGPYMEERTGFFGLLPDGTAVVEMAAAAGLPLTGGRLHPDQTTTFGVGELIASALEQGAGRLILALGGSATNDGGCGAAAALGVRFLDAAGQEFLPTGGTLHRLGRIDASGLLPRLRAIDVVAMCDIDNTLCGPAGASFVFGPQKGADAELAGLLDEGLLHFSQVVRRDLGVDVLDLPGGGAAGGMGAGAVALLGGRLQMGIETVLDAVQFDRLLQQADLVITGEGRLDRQSLRGKVVLGVARRAKAAGVPTAALVGSAAGDVDEAYSQGVSGIFPIHRQPMALKEAMAHSEEGLRLTTRNLLHFIAELELRSLKG; translated from the coding sequence ATGAAACACTTTCTTCTGGTTCCCGATTCCTTTAAGGGCTCCCTCTCCTCCAGCCGAATCTGCCGTCTGGTGGAGGAGGAGATTCTCTCCTGCATCCCGGACGCCCAAGTGGTCAGCATCCCCGTGGCCGACGGCGGCGAGGGCAGTGTGGAGGCCTTCTTGTCTGCTTTGGGCGGTCAGCGCGTGGAAGCGCCCTGCCACGGGCCGTATATGGAGGAGCGGACCGGGTTCTTTGGCCTGCTGCCGGACGGCACCGCCGTGGTGGAGATGGCCGCGGCCGCGGGGCTTCCCCTAACGGGCGGGCGCCTCCACCCGGACCAGACCACCACCTTTGGAGTGGGCGAACTGATCGCATCGGCCCTGGAGCAGGGCGCTGGACGGCTGATCCTGGCCTTGGGCGGCAGCGCCACCAACGACGGCGGCTGCGGCGCCGCGGCTGCATTGGGCGTCCGATTTTTGGACGCTGCCGGGCAGGAATTCCTGCCCACAGGCGGCACGCTGCACCGCCTGGGGCGCATCGACGCCAGCGGCCTGCTGCCCCGGCTGCGAGCCATAGACGTGGTGGCCATGTGCGACATCGACAACACGCTCTGCGGCCCCGCCGGGGCAAGCTTCGTATTCGGCCCGCAAAAAGGCGCGGATGCGGAGCTGGCGGGGCTGTTGGACGAGGGGCTGCTTCATTTTTCGCAGGTGGTCCGCCGGGATCTGGGGGTGGACGTGCTGGACCTGCCCGGAGGCGGCGCAGCCGGAGGCATGGGGGCCGGCGCCGTAGCCCTCCTTGGAGGCCGTTTACAAATGGGCATTGAAACCGTGTTGGATGCGGTGCAGTTCGACCGGCTGCTCCAACAGGCGGACCTGGTCATCACCGGCGAGGGGCGGCTGGACCGCCAGAGCCTGCGGGGCAAAGTAGTCCTTGGCGTGGCCCGGCGGGCCAAGGCGGCCGGAGTCCCCACGGCGGCGCTGGTGGGGTCCGCGGCCGGCGATGTGGACGAGGCCTACAGCCAGGGCGTGAGCGGCATCTTCCCCATCCACCGCCAGCCCATGGCCTTAAAGGAGGCCATGGCCCACAGCGAGGAGGGGCTGCGGCTCACCACACGGAACCTCCTTCATTTTATTGCGGAGCTGGAGCTCCGCAGCTTGAAAGGCTGA
- the epsC gene encoding serine O-acetyltransferase EpsC — MNRLNELLSAYQRRDPAARSKLEIFLLYPGVKAVLYHRVAHYLYVRRRFFLARWVSQRSRKKTGIEIHPGAQIGRRLVIDHGMGIVIGETTEIGDDVLLYQCVTLGGTGKDKGKRHPTIGNNVMIGSGAKVLGPFKVGDNARIAANAVVLDEVPPDCTAVGVPAQIARGRGEPIHFTDEVDQIHVDNPVHQELCALTARIEELEQELKNSKERTA; from the coding sequence TTGAACCGTCTCAATGAATTATTGTCCGCTTATCAGCGCCGTGACCCTGCGGCCCGGAGCAAGCTGGAGATTTTTTTACTCTATCCCGGCGTAAAAGCCGTCCTGTACCACCGTGTGGCCCACTATCTCTATGTGCGCCGCCGCTTTTTCCTGGCCCGCTGGGTCTCTCAGAGGAGCCGGAAAAAGACCGGCATTGAGATCCATCCCGGCGCCCAAATCGGCCGCCGTCTGGTCATCGACCACGGCATGGGCATCGTCATCGGCGAGACCACGGAGATCGGCGACGATGTGCTGCTCTATCAGTGCGTAACCTTGGGCGGCACAGGAAAGGATAAGGGAAAACGCCATCCCACCATCGGCAACAATGTAATGATCGGCTCCGGTGCCAAGGTGTTAGGCCCCTTCAAGGTGGGCGACAATGCCCGTATCGCCGCCAACGCGGTGGTATTGGATGAGGTGCCCCCGGACTGCACCGCGGTGGGCGTACCCGCCCAGATCGCCCGGGGCCGTGGGGAACCCATCCACTTCACAGACGAGGTGGATCAGATCCATGTGGACAATCCGGTGCATCAGGAGCTGTGCGCCCTGACCGCCCGTATCGAGGAACTGGAACAAGAACTGAAAAACTCAAAGGAAAGGACTGCCTGA
- the cysS gene encoding cysteine--tRNA ligase, producing the protein MQLYNSASHKKEEFVPNHPDIVKMYTCGPTVYHFAHIGNLRSYVMEDVLEKYLRYAGYNVKRVMNITDVGHLTSDADTGEDKMLKGAKREHKTVMEIAQFYTDAFFEDCRRLNIKRPDVVEPATACIDEYIEIISRLLEKGYAYRSGGNVYFDTSKLEKYYIFNDHDADDLAVGVREGVEEDTNKRNKNDFVLWFTQSKFEDQALKWDSPWGVGYPGWHIECSGISMKHLGEDLDIHCGGIDNAFPHHTNEIAQSEAYLGHKWCNYWVHVLHLNTTSGKMSKSKGEFLTVSLLEEKGYDPLAYRLFCLQSHYRKSLVFSWENLDNAAGAYGKLIGRIAALKDSAAAVDEEAAKPLREKFKAALDNDLNTSLAVTVLYDVLKCQANDETKLRLLGEFDQVLGLSLLEKAAEKRKAEESSAKSAAGGFFIQGEGDPEIDALVLRRAEAKKAKDFAEADRIRDELNQQGIEITDVPGGAKWKRS; encoded by the coding sequence ATGCAGCTGTACAACTCCGCTTCCCACAAAAAAGAGGAATTCGTCCCCAACCATCCGGACATCGTAAAGATGTATACCTGCGGCCCCACAGTCTACCACTTCGCCCACATTGGCAACCTGCGCTCCTATGTCATGGAGGATGTGCTGGAAAAATACCTGCGCTATGCCGGATACAACGTGAAACGGGTGATGAACATCACAGACGTGGGGCACCTGACCTCCGACGCAGACACCGGCGAGGACAAAATGCTCAAGGGCGCCAAGCGGGAACACAAGACCGTCATGGAGATCGCCCAGTTTTACACCGACGCCTTTTTCGAGGACTGCCGCCGCTTAAACATCAAGCGCCCCGACGTGGTGGAGCCCGCCACAGCCTGCATCGACGAGTATATCGAGATCATCTCCCGGCTGCTGGAAAAGGGTTACGCCTACCGCTCCGGAGGCAATGTGTACTTCGACACCTCCAAGTTAGAGAAGTACTATATCTTCAACGACCACGACGCCGATGATTTGGCCGTGGGCGTCCGTGAGGGCGTGGAGGAGGACACGAACAAGCGCAATAAGAACGACTTTGTCCTCTGGTTCACCCAATCCAAATTCGAGGACCAGGCCCTCAAGTGGGACTCCCCCTGGGGCGTCGGCTATCCCGGCTGGCACATCGAGTGCTCCGGCATCTCCATGAAGCACTTGGGCGAGGACCTGGACATCCACTGCGGCGGCATTGACAACGCCTTCCCCCACCACACCAACGAAATCGCCCAGTCCGAGGCCTATCTTGGCCACAAGTGGTGCAACTACTGGGTGCATGTGCTGCACCTGAACACCACCTCCGGCAAGATGAGCAAGTCCAAGGGCGAGTTTCTCACCGTGTCTCTGCTGGAGGAGAAGGGCTACGATCCGCTGGCCTACCGGCTGTTCTGCCTCCAGAGCCATTACCGCAAGTCCCTTGTGTTCTCCTGGGAGAACCTGGACAACGCAGCCGGGGCCTATGGAAAGCTCATTGGCCGCATCGCCGCCCTGAAAGACAGCGCCGCCGCCGTGGACGAGGAGGCCGCCAAGCCCCTGCGGGAGAAGTTCAAAGCCGCCCTGGACAATGACCTGAACACCTCCCTGGCCGTCACCGTCCTCTATGACGTGCTCAAGTGCCAGGCCAATGACGAGACCAAGCTCCGCCTTTTGGGCGAGTTTGACCAGGTCCTGGGGCTGAGCCTGCTGGAGAAGGCCGCGGAAAAGCGCAAGGCAGAGGAATCCTCCGCCAAGTCCGCCGCCGGCGGCTTCTTCATCCAGGGCGAGGGAGACCCGGAAATCGACGCGCTGGTGCTGCGGAGGGCGGAGGCGAAAAAGGCCAAGGATTTTGCGGAGGCCGACCGCATCCGTGACGAACTGAACCAGCAGGGCATTGAGATCACAGACGTTCCCGGCGGCGCCAAGTGGAAGCGGAGCTGA
- a CDS encoding GNAT family N-acetyltransferase, with protein sequence MIRAGNEADIGPIEKIYHRILERQEAGLASVGWIRGVYPTAQTAREALAAGELFVLEADGAVAAAARINQRQVPEYQNARWRYADAPDEQIMVLHTLVVDPEQSGMGYGTEFVRFYERYALQRGCPYLRMDTNAVNAAARRLYRGLGYWEADIVPCVFNGIPDVQLVCLEKRIGQ encoded by the coding sequence ATGATACGAGCGGGAAACGAGGCGGACATCGGTCCCATTGAGAAAATCTATCACCGGATTCTGGAGCGGCAGGAGGCCGGCCTTGCGTCGGTGGGCTGGATCCGGGGTGTCTACCCCACCGCACAGACGGCCCGGGAGGCCCTTGCGGCGGGAGAGCTTTTTGTGCTGGAAGCGGACGGGGCCGTGGCCGCTGCGGCGCGGATCAACCAAAGGCAGGTCCCGGAGTATCAAAATGCCAGATGGCGGTACGCCGACGCGCCTGATGAGCAGATCATGGTTCTGCACACGCTGGTGGTGGATCCGGAGCAGTCGGGCATGGGGTATGGGACGGAGTTCGTCCGGTTCTATGAGCGCTATGCCCTGCAGCGGGGCTGCCCCTATCTCCGCATGGACACCAATGCGGTGAACGCCGCAGCCCGCAGACTGTACCGCGGCCTGGGCTATTGGGAGGCAGACATCGTGCCCTGCGTATTCAACGGCATTCCCGATGTACAGCTGGTGTGCCTGGAAAAGCGAATCGGTCAATAG